A genomic segment from Drosophila miranda strain MSH22 chromosome 3, D.miranda_PacBio2.1, whole genome shotgun sequence encodes:
- the LOC108158265 gene encoding zinc transporter ZIP1 — translation MNGLASMEESGIAMGRTASPLVDRHGLMVAKVVAMVVLIVITVICGSLPYMLDRCLEWTKKSPEETRSSTAVRCLLFFGGGVLICTTFLHMLPEVIEVVEKLQSCGVLANTPFALPEMLLCTGFFLMYALDELMNAFVHRHQKKLSRKESVASCAFERGHSIRHSILVCKGGETNATPEEPKTVQEEQPKDHIGHSHMPVVSDKDSAGSSMRGLGIILALSLHELFEGMAIGLEGTVSTVWFMFAAVAAHKLVLAFCVGMELLVARTRSSLAIIYLITFSIVTPIGIGVGIGISQNVEPNQPSVPSGILQGIASGTLLYVVFCEILTENHAGWRAYIAALAGFALMFGLQILSDEAEGDDSLACF, via the coding sequence ATGAACGGTTTGGCGTCGATGGAGGAGTCTGGTATCGCCATGGGCAGAACGGCCTCGCCGCTCGTTGACCGACACGGGTTGATGGTAGCCAAGGTAGTGGCTATGGTGGTTCTCATTGTGATTACCGTGATCTGCGGCAGCCTGCCCTACATGCTGGATCGGTGCCTCGAGTGGACCAAGAAGAGCCCCGAGGAAACCCGCTCATCGACGGCGGTGCGGTGCCTGCTCTTCTTCGGCGGAGGCGTTCTGATCTGCACCACATTTCTGCACATGCTGCCGGAGGTGATTGAGGTGGTGGAGAAACTGCAATCCTGCGGAGTTCTCGCCAACACTCCATTCGCCCTGCCGGAAATGCTGCTTTGCACGGGCTTCTTTCTGATGTACGCCCTGGATGAGCTAATGAACGCCTTCGTGCATCGACACCAGAAGAAGCTCAGCCGGAAGGAGTCGGTGGCTAGTTGCGCCTTCGAGCGTGGACACAGCATTCGCCACAGTATTCTGGTTTGCAAAGGAGGCGAAACGAATGCCACGCCAGAGGAGCCAAAGACCGTACAGGAAGAGCAGCCCAAGGATCACATTGGCCACTCGCACATGCCTGTGGTGTCCGACAAGGACAGCGCTGGCTCCTCTATGCGCGGACTGGGGATTATCTTAGCGCTTTCCCTCCACGAGCTCTTCGAGGGCATGGCCATTGGACTGGAGGGCACCGTCAGCACTGTATGGTTCATGTTCGCGGCGGTGGCTGCTCACAAGCTGGTGCTGGCCTTCTGCGTGGGTATGGAGCTGCTGGTGGCCCGCACCCGCAGCTCCCTCGCCATAATTTATCTGATAACCTTCTCGATTGTCACGCCCATCGGGATTGGGGTGGGCATTGGCATTAGTCAGAATGTGGAGCCGAATCAGCCCAGCGTCCCCTCGGGCATACTGCAGGGGATCGCCTCGGGTACCCTTCTCTATGTGGTCTTCTGCGAGATCCTCACCGAGAACCATGCCGGCTGGCGTGCCTACATTGCCGCTCTGGCCGGTTTCGCCCTGATGTTCGGACTGCAAATACTGT
- the LOC108158320 gene encoding zinc transporter ZIP1, whose amino-acid sequence MADQQLMVAKIVAIVVLLVVTLIFCFLPYLLDRFYKWTKRSKGNARELMVVLCLLNFGGGVLIATTFIHMLPEVVELVNALQQCRMLVPTPFGLPEVLLCTGFYLMYFIEETMHFVVRRRQLRKRPAVKVIVEVVEEGQKQEPQAELVVEQQEPEEPNWLRGLGIIVALSLHELFGGMAIGLEMSVDTVWFMCGAIAVHKLVLAFCIGMEIMMAHTRWLIAVIYLLVFSIVTPIGLGIGIAVSETSSANEPSTSSGILQSLACGTLIYVIFFEIVAKNHAGWRVFVSSLVGFILMFGLQIAIGEAKGKSHFVCP is encoded by the exons ATGGCCGACCAGCAGCTGATGGTGGCCAAGATTGTGGCCATTGTGGTTCTCCTGGTGGTTACCCTAATCTTCTGCTTCCTGCCCTATCTCCTGGATCGCTTCTACAAGTGGACGAAGCGTTCCAAGGGAAATGCCCGCGAACTTATGGTTGTGCTCTGCCTGCTCAACTTTGGCGGTGGTGTTCTCATAGCCACTACCTTCATACACATGCTGCCGGAGGTCGTTGAGTTGGTAAATGCTCTGCAGCAGTGCAGGATGCTGGTGCCCACACCATTCGGCCTGCCGGAGGTGCTCCTCTGTACGGGCTTCTACTTGATGTACTTCATCGAGGAGACCATGCACTTTGTGGTGCGGCGGAGGCAGCTGAGAAAGCGGCCGGCTGTGAAGGTGATTGTAGAAGTCGTGGAGGAGGGTCAGAAGCAGGAGCCTCAAGCGGAATTAGTAGTCGAACAGCAGGAGCCAGAGGAGCCGAACTGGCTGCGTGGACTGGGCATCATCGTGGCTCTGTCTCTACACGAGCTGTTCGGCGGCATGGCCATTGGCCTGGAGATGAGCGTGGACACGGTCTGGTTCATGTGCGGTGCCATTGCCGTCCACAAGCTTGTGCTGGCCTTCTGCATTGGCATGGAGATTATGATGGCCCACACCCGGTGGCTGATCGCTGTCATTTACTTGCTGGTCTTCTCAATTGTCACGCCGATTGGATTGGGCATAGGGATTGCAGTCAGCGAGACATCCAGTGCAAACGAGCCGAGCACGTCATCGGGCATCCTTCAGAGCCTCGCCTGCGGCACCCTGATCTATGTGATCTTCTTCGAGATTGTGGCCAAGAACCATGCCGGCTGGCGGGTCTTCGTCTCCTCGTTGGTGGGATTCATCCTGATGTTTGGCCTCCAGATAGCAA TCGGTGAAGCCAAGGGCAAGAGCCACTTCGTATGCCCTTAG